One segment of Solanum lycopersicum chromosome 1, SLM_r2.1 DNA contains the following:
- the LOC100191114 gene encoding jasmonate ZIM-domain protein 3, which translates to MERDFMGLNIKDSLLVVKDEPVESSKDSGFRWPMSSKVGVPHFMSLNSAQDENTFKALSATDGVDAGLKRQPGELQMKQVLGGIPVTAPHSMLPSRGSVAGTTEPWFNSKGSAAPAQLTIFYGGMVNVFEDISPEKAQAIMFLAGHGCAPPNVVQPRFQLQASASKPAAADGVCVNQTPNMLPASGLSSPMSVSSHPIGQSDGSSGNKDDMKMSKTANISVTPHVKLDTSKIVTSLGPVGATTIMTAAVPQARKASLARFLEKRKERVMNLAPYGLSKKSPECSTPESNGVGFSATSTPLLAGKET; encoded by the exons ATGGAGAGGGACTTTATGGGATTGAATATCAAAGATTCTTTACTTGTAGTCAAGGATGAACCTGTTGAAAgctcaaaagactctg GGTTTCGCTGGCCAATGTCGAGCAAGGTTGGTGTACCTCATTTCATGTCCTTGAACTCTGCTCAAGATGAGAACACCTTCAAAGCTCTATCTGCCACAGATGGAGTCGATGCTGGTCTCAAACGTCAGCCTGGTGAACTCCAG ATGAAGCAAGTTCTTGGTGGAATTCCTGTTACAGCTCCTCATTCAATGCTTCCATCGCGTGGCTCTGTGGCTGGAACAACCGAACCTTG GTTTAATTCCAAGGGTTCTGCAGCACCTGCTCAACTGACCATCTTCTATGGTGGGATGGTCAATGTCTTCGAGGATATCTCCCCTGAGAAG GCACAGGCTATTATGTTTTTGGCTGGACATGGCTGTGCTCCACCTAATGTGGTGCAGCCAAGGTTTCAACTTCAGGCATCTGCATCGAAACCTGCTGCTGCAGATGGTGTTTGTGTGAACCAAACCCCAAACATGCTGCCTGCCTCGGGTCTTTCTAGCCCTATGTCCGTTTCTTCCCATCCCATTGGTCAATCTGATGGCAGTTCTGGAAACAAAGATGACATGAAGATGTCTAAAACTGCAAACATTTCAGTGACTCCCCATGTCAAATTGGACACTTCAAAGATTGTGACATCACTAGGACCTGTTGGGGCGACTACCATAATGACAGCAG CGGTTCCACAAGCTAGGAAAGCATCTTTGGCTCGTTTTCTGGAGAAGCGCAAGGAAAG GGTGATGAACTTAGCACCATATGGCCTCAGCAAGAAATCGCCTGAGTGCTCCACCCCCGAGTCTAATGGAGTTGGTTTCTCTGCAACTTCCACTCCTCTGTTAGCCGGTAAGGAGACCTAG
- the LOC100191114 gene encoding jasmonate ZIM-domain protein 3 isoform X1: MERDFMGLNIKDSLLVVKDEPVESSKDSGFRWPMSSKVGVPHFMSLNSAQDENTFKALSATDGVDAGLKRQPGELQNVHAMHLPYDVKMLPFNMNNPSYKTHFGGIGQMKQVLGGIPVTAPHSMLPSRGSVAGTTEPWFNSKGSAAPAQLTIFYGGMVNVFEDISPEKAQAIMFLAGHGCAPPNVVQPRFQLQASASKPAAADGVCVNQTPNMLPASGLSSPMSVSSHPIGQSDGSSGNKDDMKMSKTANISVTPHVKLDTSKIVTSLGPVGATTIMTAAVPQARKASLARFLEKRKERVMNLAPYGLSKKSPECSTPESNGVGFSATSTPLLAGKET; encoded by the exons ATGGAGAGGGACTTTATGGGATTGAATATCAAAGATTCTTTACTTGTAGTCAAGGATGAACCTGTTGAAAgctcaaaagactctg GGTTTCGCTGGCCAATGTCGAGCAAGGTTGGTGTACCTCATTTCATGTCCTTGAACTCTGCTCAAGATGAGAACACCTTCAAAGCTCTATCTGCCACAGATGGAGTCGATGCTGGTCTCAAACGTCAGCCTGGTGAACTCCAG AATGTGCATGCAATGCATCTTCCATATGATGTTAAGATGCTTCCATTTAACATGAACAACCCCTCCTACAAGACTCATTTTGGTGGTATTGGCCAGATGAAGCAAGTTCTTGGTGGAATTCCTGTTACAGCTCCTCATTCAATGCTTCCATCGCGTGGCTCTGTGGCTGGAACAACCGAACCTTG GTTTAATTCCAAGGGTTCTGCAGCACCTGCTCAACTGACCATCTTCTATGGTGGGATGGTCAATGTCTTCGAGGATATCTCCCCTGAGAAG GCACAGGCTATTATGTTTTTGGCTGGACATGGCTGTGCTCCACCTAATGTGGTGCAGCCAAGGTTTCAACTTCAGGCATCTGCATCGAAACCTGCTGCTGCAGATGGTGTTTGTGTGAACCAAACCCCAAACATGCTGCCTGCCTCGGGTCTTTCTAGCCCTATGTCCGTTTCTTCCCATCCCATTGGTCAATCTGATGGCAGTTCTGGAAACAAAGATGACATGAAGATGTCTAAAACTGCAAACATTTCAGTGACTCCCCATGTCAAATTGGACACTTCAAAGATTGTGACATCACTAGGACCTGTTGGGGCGACTACCATAATGACAGCAG CGGTTCCACAAGCTAGGAAAGCATCTTTGGCTCGTTTTCTGGAGAAGCGCAAGGAAAG GGTGATGAACTTAGCACCATATGGCCTCAGCAAGAAATCGCCTGAGTGCTCCACCCCCGAGTCTAATGGAGTTGGTTTCTCTGCAACTTCCACTCCTCTGTTAGCCGGTAAGGAGACCTAG